Proteins encoded by one window of Rutidosis leptorrhynchoides isolate AG116_Rl617_1_P2 chromosome 7, CSIRO_AGI_Rlap_v1, whole genome shotgun sequence:
- the LOC139859417 gene encoding probable pectin methylesterase CGR3 codes for MSRRPGNHPTRRFTRSGSTIFHQKTSSSPILSVTFVLLGSFLFIAYFYRSSWNTSISIDKKQVSIFQSDFSCIFDVQQAIPVLKKTYGDSMHRVLHVGPDSCSVVSRLIKEHETEAWGVEPYDIEDADMDCRGLVHKGFVRVADIKFPLPYRAKSFSLVIISDAVDYLSTKYLNKTISELARISTQNLVIFTGYPVHSKARVSQQTKFGRPGKTRSTTWWARFFVQTSLEENETALKKFNQAASEISYKPTCQIFHLKSYH; via the exons ATGTCAAGAAGACCCGGAAATCATCCCACAAGACGATTTACACGTAGTGGTAGTACAATTTTTCATCAAAAAACAAGCTCATCTCCTATATTATCTGTTACCTTTGTACTACTA GGAAGCTTTCTTTTCATTGCCTATTTTTACAGGAGCTCTTGGAATACCAGTATCTCTATAGACAAAAAACAAGTTAGCATATTTCAAA GCGATTTCAGTTGCATATTTGACGTTCAACAAGCCATACCTGTTTTAAAGAAAACATATGGTGACAGCATGCATAGGGTATTACATGTAGGGCCCGATAGTTGTTCTGTTGTCTCTCGATTGATAAAAGAACATGAAACCGAAGCATGGGGGGTCGAACCGTATGACATTGAGGATGCTGACATGGACTGCAGAGGCCTTGTTCATAAGGGTTTTGTACGTGTAGCCGACATCAAGTTCCCTTTACCGTATAGAGCCAAATCATTTTCACTAGTTATAATTTCAGACGCAGTTGATTACTTATCTACCAAGTACCTCAACAAGACCATTTCAGAATTAGCAAGAATATCTACTCAAAATCTCGTTATATTCACCG GGTATCCTGTTCATTCGAAAGCTAGAGTTTCACAACAAACAAAATTTGGACGTCCA GGTAAAACGCGGAGCACTACTTGGTGGGCCCGGTTCTTCGTTCAAACGAGTCTTGAAGAGAATGAAACAGCACTGAAGAAATTCAATCAGGCTGCTTCTGAGATCTCATACAAACCAACATGCCAAATTTTCCACCTCAAATCATATCACTGA